One stretch of Saccharomonospora xinjiangensis XJ-54 DNA includes these proteins:
- a CDS encoding DinB family protein, translated as MSKIDTRPEPPYAGSERETLNGFLDFLRATIRWKCHGLSDEQARRALLPSELTTVAGLVGHLSYVERYWFEVVLAGEPDTWKDRLAADPDAEFREALDVPLAALLDEYERQCERSRRIAGERELDDEVPFRGCSVSVRYVLTHLIEETGRHAGHLDVLRELIDGRTGE; from the coding sequence GTGAGCAAGATCGACACCCGGCCTGAGCCTCCGTACGCCGGTTCGGAACGGGAAACGCTGAACGGCTTTCTCGACTTCCTGAGGGCCACGATCCGGTGGAAGTGCCATGGGCTGAGTGACGAGCAGGCCCGCAGGGCGTTGCTGCCGAGCGAGTTGACCACCGTCGCCGGTCTCGTCGGCCATCTGAGTTACGTGGAGCGGTACTGGTTCGAGGTCGTGCTCGCGGGAGAGCCCGACACGTGGAAGGACAGACTGGCTGCCGACCCCGACGCGGAGTTCCGCGAGGCGCTCGACGTGCCCCTGGCCGCTCTGCTCGACGAGTACGAGCGGCAGTGCGAACGCAGCAGGCGGATCGCAGGGGAGCGGGAACTCGACGACGAGGTGCCGTTCCGCGGTTGCTCGGTGAGTGTCCGGTACGTACTGACACACCTGATCGAGGAGACCGGGCGGCACGCGGGGCATCTGGACGTCCTGCGCGAGTTGATCGACGGCCGGACCGGCGAGTGA
- the murC gene encoding UDP-N-acetylmuramate--L-alanine ligase has protein sequence MTETLTSRELPEVLRRPHLIGIGGAGMSGIARILLARGARVSGSDAKDSRAFLTLRAQGARIAVGQRAENLDVFDDAPSAVVVSTAIKETNPELVVARERGVPVLHRAEALAALMEGHRVACIAGTHGKTSTTSMLTVALQHCRLDPSFAIGGDLNESGANAHHGEGGIFVAEADESDGSFLSYSPSVAVVTNVEPDHLDHHGTADAYHAVFSEFVRRIEPGGVLVLCADDPATTELAGVAEAAGVRVRRYGRSAIGASDATVLEYLPGEDGGTVRVVLGGEELLVRVAVPGEHMAFNAVGALLAGLELGADRAALIEGLAAFGGVRRRFEFKGRAADVRVYDDYAHHPTEVAAQLRAVRQTAGGGRVVVVFQPHLYSRTKAFAGEFADALGLADEVVVLDVYGAREDPEPGVTGELVASRISGAGAHYEPAFDRVVHLVADLAKPGDLVVTMGAGDVTQLGPELLAELDRRDR, from the coding sequence ATGACTGAGACACTCACCTCGCGCGAACTTCCCGAGGTGCTGCGGCGCCCGCACCTGATCGGCATCGGCGGGGCGGGGATGAGCGGGATCGCCCGCATCCTCCTCGCGAGGGGCGCCCGCGTTTCGGGTTCCGACGCGAAGGATTCGAGGGCGTTCCTCACCCTGCGGGCTCAGGGCGCGCGCATCGCGGTGGGGCAGCGGGCGGAGAACCTCGACGTCTTCGACGACGCGCCGTCCGCTGTGGTGGTGTCCACCGCGATCAAGGAGACCAATCCTGAACTCGTCGTCGCGCGGGAGCGGGGCGTGCCGGTGTTGCACAGGGCCGAGGCGCTCGCGGCGCTGATGGAGGGGCACCGCGTGGCGTGCATCGCCGGCACGCACGGCAAGACCTCCACCACGTCGATGCTCACGGTGGCGTTGCAGCATTGCAGGCTCGATCCCTCGTTCGCCATCGGCGGCGACCTCAACGAGTCCGGCGCCAACGCCCACCACGGTGAGGGCGGAATCTTCGTGGCGGAGGCCGACGAGAGCGACGGGTCTTTCCTGTCCTACTCGCCTTCGGTGGCGGTCGTGACGAACGTCGAACCCGACCACCTCGACCACCACGGAACCGCCGACGCCTACCACGCGGTGTTCTCCGAGTTCGTGCGCCGGATCGAGCCGGGTGGCGTGCTGGTGCTGTGTGCCGACGATCCGGCGACGACCGAGCTGGCCGGTGTCGCGGAGGCCGCAGGCGTCAGGGTGCGCCGCTACGGCCGTTCCGCGATCGGCGCGTCCGACGCCACGGTGCTGGAGTACCTCCCCGGCGAGGACGGCGGCACCGTGCGCGTCGTGCTCGGTGGCGAGGAACTGCTGGTGCGGGTCGCGGTTCCCGGCGAGCACATGGCGTTCAACGCCGTCGGCGCGCTGCTGGCGGGGCTCGAACTCGGCGCGGACCGTGCGGCGCTGATCGAGGGGCTCGCCGCGTTCGGTGGCGTGCGGCGACGCTTCGAGTTCAAGGGACGCGCCGCCGACGTCCGGGTGTATGACGACTACGCGCACCACCCCACCGAGGTCGCGGCACAGTTGCGGGCCGTGAGGCAGACCGCGGGCGGCGGCAGGGTGGTTGTGGTGTTCCAGCCGCATCTGTACTCGCGTACCAAGGCGTTCGCGGGTGAGTTCGCGGACGCGCTGGGGCTCGCCGACGAGGTCGTGGTGCTCGACGTCTACGGGGCCAGGGAGGATCCGGAACCCGGTGTCACCGGTGAGCTGGTGGCCTCGCGGATCAGCGGCGCGGGAGCGCACTACGAGCCCGCGTTCGACCGGGTGGTCCACCTGGTGGCCGACCTGGCCAAGCCCGGTGACCTCGTGGTGACGATGGGGGCGGGTGACGTCACCCAGCTCGGCCCCGAGTTGCTCGCCGAGCTGGACCGCCGCGATCGCTGA
- a CDS encoding UDP-N-acetylmuramoyl-tripeptide--D-alanyl-D-alanine ligase — translation MIELTLAEIAEVVGGRLHGADGTERVTGTVEFDSRKLTEGGLFVALPGERADGHDFAVSAVAAGAVGVLAAREVDAPSVVVPPLPPGKAHERSVALTGDTDGSGAAVLAALAALARHVVTRLSRSGLAVVGVTGSSGKTSTKDLIAQLLEPLGPTVAPPGSFNNELGHPWTALRADRTTKHLVLELSARGPGHIAELAAVAPPRIGVVLNVGSAHVGEFGSREGIAQTKGELVEALPADGVAILNADDPLVSAMASRTSARVVRVGEAADADVRAENIRLDEHAHASFDLVAGDERARVTLRLVGEHHIGNALAAAAVALELGTPLADVAVRLSAATRRSDRRMEVTTRADGVVVLNDSYNANPESMRAALKTLASMTSARRSWAVLGVMGELGADSVSAHDEIGRLAVRLNINRLVVVGEQAAAMHHGASHEGSWGEESVLVPDTEAAIALLRAELRPDDVVLVKASKVAQLWKVADALLEEDGRA, via the coding sequence ATGATCGAACTCACTCTCGCCGAGATCGCCGAGGTGGTCGGGGGGCGCCTGCACGGCGCCGACGGCACGGAACGAGTCACCGGCACCGTCGAGTTCGACTCGCGCAAGCTCACCGAAGGTGGACTGTTCGTCGCCCTGCCCGGCGAGCGTGCCGACGGCCACGACTTCGCCGTGTCCGCGGTGGCCGCGGGGGCGGTCGGTGTGCTCGCGGCGCGTGAGGTGGACGCACCCTCGGTCGTCGTCCCGCCGCTGCCGCCGGGTAAGGCACACGAGCGTTCCGTCGCGCTGACCGGCGACACGGACGGTTCAGGGGCCGCCGTACTGGCGGCGCTCGCCGCGCTCGCGCGGCACGTGGTCACCCGGCTGTCGCGGTCGGGGCTCGCTGTCGTCGGCGTCACCGGTTCGTCGGGCAAGACGTCAACCAAGGATCTGATCGCGCAACTGCTCGAACCACTCGGGCCGACCGTCGCGCCGCCGGGGTCGTTCAACAACGAACTGGGACATCCGTGGACCGCGCTCCGCGCCGATCGGACGACAAAGCACCTCGTGCTGGAGTTGTCGGCGAGAGGGCCGGGACACATCGCCGAGCTCGCCGCTGTGGCTCCGCCCCGTATCGGGGTGGTGCTCAACGTCGGCAGTGCTCACGTCGGTGAGTTCGGTTCCCGCGAGGGCATCGCGCAGACCAAGGGCGAGCTCGTCGAGGCGCTGCCCGCCGACGGCGTCGCCATCCTCAACGCCGACGATCCTCTCGTGTCGGCGATGGCGTCTCGGACCAGCGCGCGAGTCGTGCGGGTCGGGGAGGCGGCCGACGCCGACGTCCGGGCCGAGAACATCCGGCTCGACGAGCACGCGCACGCCTCGTTCGACCTCGTCGCGGGTGACGAGAGGGCACGTGTGACGCTGCGGCTCGTCGGTGAGCACCACATCGGTAACGCCCTCGCGGCGGCTGCCGTCGCTCTCGAACTCGGCACGCCGCTCGCCGACGTGGCGGTACGGCTGAGCGCGGCCACCCGGCGTTCCGACCGCCGTATGGAGGTCACCACCCGCGCCGACGGCGTCGTCGTCCTCAACGACTCCTACAACGCCAACCCCGAGTCGATGCGGGCCGCGCTGAAGACGCTCGCGTCCATGACCTCGGCCAGACGATCTTGGGCGGTCCTCGGTGTCATGGGCGAACTGGGGGCCGATAGCGTGTCCGCGCACGACGAGATCGGCAGGCTCGCCGTCCGGTTGAACATCAACCGGCTCGTCGTGGTGGGAGAGCAGGCAGCCGCCATGCACCACGGGGCGAGCCACGAAGGTTCTTGGGGAGAGGAGTCGGTCCTGGTACCGGACACCGAAGCCGCGATCGCGCTGCTGCGCGCGGAACTGCGGCCCGACGACGTTGTTCTTGTGAAGGCATCGAAGGTCGCCCAGCTGTGGAAGGTGGCCGACGCGCTGTTGGAGGAGGACGGGCGCGCGTGA
- the ftsW gene encoding putative lipid II flippase FtsW, producing the protein MTAVGADRDTPRAGGRNGRSRRVRQRAPERSPRARSERRPVVPRTPLTAWLSRPLADFHLILALCGTLGALGIVMVLSASSVASYSPGSDSSVYALFQKHLMFVAVGAVAFWLGVRIPLSRIRALSSTAMVVCLGLLALVLTPLGTYSNGSQGWFVIGPVSLQPVELAKVALALWGAHILVVKYEVLHQWRHLLVPVVPAALVMFALVMAQPDLGGTITLAVVLLALLWFAGAPKSLFGIILVGAVAGAVALALVAPYRFERVTAFLNPDADPLGGGWQASQALYALADGGLFGKGLGQGQSKWMYLPNVQHDFIFALIGEELGFVGCLVVLGLFGLLGFVGLRIAMRNLDPWIRIVAGTLTTWVVSQAAVNIGYVVGLLPVTGVTLPMISYGGTSLVVTMLLFGLLANCARHEPEAVAALRTQGPGKFGRLMRLPAPEPYRPPARRRGGGRAGSGRTGRPARRADRTGRAVAGERRRAAPEYGRRTTSRSTARRTAVPRRGRR; encoded by the coding sequence GTGACGGCCGTGGGCGCCGATCGCGACACCCCCCGCGCCGGCGGCAGGAACGGGCGGAGCCGTCGTGTCCGGCAGCGCGCTCCGGAGCGGTCTCCCAGAGCGCGCTCCGAGAGACGGCCGGTGGTCCCGCGTACCCCGCTCACGGCGTGGCTCTCGCGTCCGCTGGCCGACTTCCACCTGATCCTCGCGTTGTGCGGCACGCTCGGCGCACTCGGCATCGTGATGGTGTTGTCGGCGTCGTCGGTCGCCTCGTACAGTCCCGGCAGCGACAGCAGCGTGTACGCGCTGTTCCAGAAACACCTCATGTTCGTCGCCGTCGGAGCGGTGGCGTTCTGGCTGGGTGTCCGCATTCCGCTGTCACGCATCCGCGCGCTGTCCTCGACGGCGATGGTGGTGTGTCTCGGTCTGCTCGCGCTCGTGCTGACTCCACTGGGGACGTACAGCAACGGCTCGCAGGGATGGTTCGTGATCGGCCCGGTGTCCCTGCAACCGGTGGAGCTCGCGAAGGTCGCGCTCGCACTGTGGGGCGCGCACATCCTCGTGGTGAAGTACGAGGTCCTGCACCAATGGCGGCATCTGCTCGTGCCTGTGGTGCCCGCGGCACTGGTGATGTTCGCTCTCGTCATGGCCCAGCCCGACCTCGGCGGCACGATCACGCTCGCCGTGGTGCTGCTGGCGCTGCTGTGGTTCGCAGGAGCGCCGAAGAGCCTGTTCGGGATCATCCTCGTCGGCGCGGTCGCCGGTGCGGTCGCGCTCGCGCTCGTCGCGCCGTACCGGTTCGAGCGCGTGACGGCGTTCCTCAACCCCGACGCCGACCCGCTCGGCGGTGGGTGGCAGGCCAGCCAGGCGCTGTACGCCCTCGCCGACGGCGGTCTCTTCGGGAAGGGACTGGGGCAGGGCCAGTCCAAATGGATGTACCTGCCGAACGTCCAGCACGACTTCATCTTCGCGCTGATCGGTGAGGAACTTGGTTTCGTCGGCTGTCTCGTGGTTCTCGGGTTGTTCGGGCTGCTCGGCTTCGTCGGTCTCCGCATCGCGATGCGCAACCTCGATCCGTGGATCCGGATCGTCGCGGGAACCCTCACGACGTGGGTCGTGTCACAGGCCGCGGTCAACATCGGCTACGTCGTGGGTCTGCTCCCCGTGACCGGGGTGACGCTGCCGATGATCTCGTACGGCGGAACATCTCTGGTCGTCACCATGCTGTTGTTCGGTTTGCTGGCCAACTGCGCGCGGCACGAGCCGGAGGCGGTGGCGGCACTGCGCACCCAGGGGCCCGGTAAATTCGGACGCCTGATGCGACTGCCCGCGCCGGAGCCGTACCGGCCACCCGCGCGGCGTCGTGGCGGTGGCAGGGCCGGCTCGGGCAGGACGGGCCGTCCCGCGAGGCGCGCGGACAGAACGGGCCGCGCCGTGGCGGGCGAACGCAGGCGTGCGGCGCCGGAGTACGGTCGGCGCACGACCTCCCGCTCGACGGCGAGGCGGACGGCGGTGCCGCGGCGAGGACGCCGCTGA
- the murD gene encoding UDP-N-acetylmuramoyl-L-alanine--D-glutamate ligase, translating into MRHDFTGLAVCVAGAGVTGRSVAAALSELGARVTVTDADAERLAQLDDLDVRLVPGLDAPPEGTGLVVTSPGWRPTAPLLTSAAASGIEVIGDVELAWRVASERANAPTWLAVTGTNGKTTTVGMVESMLRAEGMDAVACGNVGFAVLDAVLAGHSVLAVELSSFQLHWSRTLAPSASVVLNVAEDHLDWHGGLASYAEAKGSIHHASATVVANLNDRWSRTLADEHAPEGARRVGFTLDTPRPGELGVVEDLLVDRAFVADPAHTAEELGTLADVRPGGPHNVANALAAAALVRSVGVSPGAVAEGLRNFRPGAHRASEVAELDGVRYIDDSKATNPHAAAGSLLAHPSVVWIAGGLLKGASVDELVAAVAGRLRGVVLLGADADRFAQALARHAPDVLVRRVGPGDDEPMTAAVKAARELARHGDSVLLAPAAASMDMFRDYAERGEAFAAAVAELSR; encoded by the coding sequence ATGAGGCACGACTTCACCGGCCTCGCCGTCTGCGTCGCGGGCGCCGGGGTCACCGGACGCTCGGTGGCCGCCGCGCTCTCCGAGCTGGGAGCGCGGGTCACCGTCACCGATGCGGACGCCGAACGGCTCGCCCAGCTCGACGATCTCGACGTCCGGCTCGTCCCCGGCCTCGACGCGCCGCCCGAGGGCACGGGGCTGGTGGTGACCAGTCCCGGCTGGCGGCCGACGGCGCCGCTTCTGACCTCGGCGGCCGCGTCGGGCATCGAGGTGATCGGCGACGTCGAACTGGCGTGGCGGGTCGCGAGTGAGCGGGCGAATGCGCCCACGTGGCTGGCCGTGACGGGCACCAACGGCAAGACCACGACGGTCGGCATGGTCGAGTCGATGCTGCGTGCGGAGGGAATGGACGCGGTGGCGTGCGGCAACGTGGGTTTCGCCGTGCTCGACGCGGTCCTCGCCGGTCACTCCGTGCTGGCGGTGGAGCTGTCCAGTTTCCAGCTGCACTGGTCGCGCACGCTCGCGCCTTCGGCGTCGGTCGTCCTCAACGTCGCCGAGGACCATCTCGACTGGCACGGCGGCCTCGCGAGCTACGCAGAGGCCAAAGGTTCCATCCACCACGCCTCGGCCACCGTGGTGGCCAACCTGAACGACCGCTGGTCGCGCACGCTCGCCGACGAGCACGCGCCCGAGGGGGCTCGCAGGGTCGGGTTCACGCTGGACACACCGAGGCCAGGTGAACTCGGCGTGGTGGAGGACCTGCTCGTCGATCGCGCGTTCGTCGCCGACCCCGCGCACACCGCGGAGGAGCTCGGCACGCTGGCCGACGTCCGCCCCGGTGGTCCGCACAACGTCGCGAACGCGCTGGCCGCGGCGGCACTCGTGCGGTCGGTCGGTGTGAGCCCCGGTGCGGTGGCTGAGGGACTGCGGAACTTCCGGCCCGGCGCGCACCGTGCATCGGAAGTCGCCGAACTCGACGGTGTGCGCTACATCGACGACTCGAAGGCCACCAACCCGCACGCCGCCGCTGGATCGCTGCTCGCTCATCCCAGTGTGGTCTGGATCGCGGGCGGCCTGCTCAAGGGCGCGTCCGTGGACGAGCTCGTCGCTGCCGTGGCCGGGCGGCTGCGCGGCGTCGTGCTGCTCGGTGCCGACGCCGACCGCTTCGCGCAGGCTCTGGCGCGACACGCGCCCGATGTCCTCGTCAGGCGCGTCGGCCCGGGTGACGATGAGCCCATGACCGCAGCGGTGAAGGCGGCGCGTGAGCTGGCGCGCCACGGAGACTCGGTGCTGCTCGCTCCCGCTGCCGCGTCGATGGACATGTTCCGTGACTATGCCGAGCGGGGCGAGGCGTTCGCGGCGGCGGTCGCCGAGCTATCACGGTGA
- the mraY gene encoding phospho-N-acetylmuramoyl-pentapeptide-transferase codes for MISILIAASVGLGVSILLTPYLIRFFSKQGFGQEIREEGPEGHKSKRGTPTMGGVAIIVAMVVGYFVAHLVDYWRGSSNEGPTASALLVLFLSVGLGMVGFLDDFIKIRKQRNLGLNKTAKLVGQLVVAVAFAILVLQFPDANGLTPASQNLSYARDIELIFFPIPIFVLFCYLLVSAWSNAVNFTDGLDGLAGGAGAMVLATYVVISFWQARLSCVEAFQPACYNVRDPLDLAVVAAAATGACVGFLWWNAAPAKIFMGDTGSLALGGLVAGLSMTTRTELLAIVIGGLFVVEMISVVLQIAVFRTTRKRLFRMAPFHHHFELAGWAETTVIIRFWLLAATCCMFGLGLFYSEQLGLGGG; via the coding sequence GTGATCAGTATCTTGATCGCGGCCTCCGTGGGACTGGGAGTCTCCATCCTGCTCACGCCGTATCTCATCCGGTTCTTCTCGAAGCAGGGTTTCGGGCAGGAGATCAGGGAGGAGGGCCCGGAGGGCCACAAGTCCAAACGAGGCACGCCCACCATGGGTGGTGTCGCGATCATCGTGGCGATGGTGGTCGGGTACTTCGTCGCCCACCTCGTCGATTACTGGCGCGGTTCGAGCAACGAGGGCCCTACCGCGTCGGCCCTGCTCGTGCTGTTCCTGTCCGTGGGGCTCGGCATGGTCGGGTTCCTCGACGACTTCATCAAGATCCGCAAGCAGCGCAACCTCGGGCTCAACAAGACGGCGAAGCTCGTCGGGCAGCTCGTGGTCGCGGTGGCCTTCGCGATCCTGGTGCTCCAGTTTCCCGACGCGAACGGGCTGACGCCCGCGTCGCAGAACCTGTCCTACGCCAGGGACATCGAACTCATCTTCTTCCCCATCCCCATCTTCGTGCTGTTCTGCTACCTGCTGGTTTCGGCGTGGTCGAACGCGGTGAACTTCACCGACGGTCTCGACGGCCTCGCGGGGGGCGCCGGTGCGATGGTGCTCGCCACCTACGTGGTGATCTCGTTCTGGCAGGCGAGGCTGAGCTGTGTCGAGGCGTTCCAGCCCGCGTGCTACAACGTGCGCGACCCGCTGGACCTCGCCGTGGTGGCGGCGGCAGCGACGGGGGCCTGTGTCGGCTTCCTCTGGTGGAACGCCGCGCCCGCGAAGATCTTCATGGGTGACACGGGCTCGCTCGCCCTCGGTGGTCTCGTCGCGGGGTTGTCGATGACGACCCGCACCGAGTTGCTCGCGATCGTCATCGGTGGTCTCTTCGTCGTCGAGATGATCTCGGTGGTGCTCCAGATCGCGGTGTTCCGCACCACCCGCAAGCGGTTGTTCCGCATGGCGCCGTTCCATCATCACTTCGAGCTGGCAGGCTGGGCCGAGACGACCGTCATCATCCGGTTCTGGTTGCTGGCGGCCACATGCTGCATGTTCGGGCTCGGGCTGTTCTACAGCGAGCAGCTCGGCCTCGGAGGAGGATGA
- the ftsZ gene encoding cell division protein FtsZ yields MTPPHNYLAVIKVVGIGGGGVNAVNRMIEVGLKGVEFIAVNTDAQALLMSDADVKLDIGRELTRGLGAGASPEVGQKAAEDHREEIEEVLKGADMVFVTAGEGGGTGTGGAPVVAQIARKLGALTIGVVTRPFSFEGKRRARQAEDGIQALRNECDTLIVIPNDRLLQLGDIGVSLMDAFRSADEVLLSGVQGITDLITTPGLINLDFADVKSVMSGAGSALMGIGSARGEGRAVQAAEKAINSPLLEASMDGAHGALLSIAGGSDLGLFEINEAASLVQESAHPEANIIFGTIIDDSLGDEVRVTVIAAGFDAGAPTHKKLDPGTFGTRTQGSGDSEQSGGGAGAASPSSAVREQRDGASRLTHGDAGNPTPPVMRRTSPASGQGSQSGSLPSAHGTTRPYAGPSSSPSPSTHRTQGSLPGRSFPANDDPTDDDVDVPPFMRR; encoded by the coding sequence ATGACGCCCCCGCACAATTACCTCGCGGTGATCAAGGTCGTCGGAATCGGCGGCGGCGGTGTGAACGCCGTGAACCGCATGATCGAGGTCGGCCTGAAAGGCGTGGAGTTCATCGCGGTGAACACCGACGCGCAGGCTCTGCTGATGTCCGATGCGGACGTCAAGCTGGACATCGGCCGCGAGCTCACGCGGGGTCTCGGCGCGGGAGCGTCCCCCGAGGTCGGACAGAAGGCAGCGGAGGACCACCGCGAGGAGATCGAAGAGGTCCTCAAGGGCGCCGATATGGTGTTCGTGACCGCGGGCGAGGGCGGCGGTACCGGCACCGGCGGAGCGCCCGTCGTCGCGCAGATCGCGCGCAAGCTCGGTGCGCTCACCATCGGTGTCGTCACGCGGCCGTTCTCGTTCGAAGGCAAGCGCAGGGCGAGGCAGGCGGAGGACGGCATCCAGGCGCTCCGCAACGAGTGCGACACCTTGATCGTCATTCCGAACGACAGGCTGCTCCAGCTCGGCGACATCGGTGTGTCGCTCATGGACGCCTTCCGCTCGGCCGACGAGGTGCTGTTGTCGGGTGTCCAGGGCATCACCGACCTCATCACGACGCCCGGTCTGATCAACCTCGACTTCGCGGACGTCAAGAGCGTGATGTCGGGTGCGGGCAGTGCGCTCATGGGCATCGGCTCGGCACGTGGTGAGGGACGCGCGGTACAGGCGGCGGAGAAGGCCATAAACTCCCCGCTGCTCGAAGCGTCGATGGACGGCGCCCACGGTGCTCTGCTGTCCATTGCCGGTGGTTCGGACCTCGGTCTCTTCGAAATCAACGAAGCTGCGTCGCTCGTCCAGGAATCCGCCCACCCCGAGGCGAACATCATCTTCGGAACGATCATCGACGACTCCCTCGGCGACGAGGTCAGGGTCACGGTCATCGCGGCGGGTTTCGACGCGGGTGCGCCGACGCACAAGAAGCTCGACCCCGGCACGTTCGGCACGAGGACGCAGGGATCCGGTGACTCCGAGCAGAGCGGCGGTGGCGCCGGTGCCGCCTCGCCGTCGAGCGCCGTCAGGGAACAGCGCGACGGCGCCTCCCGCCTGACCCACGGCGACGCGGGAAACCCCACGCCGCCCGTCATGCGGAGAACCTCGCCTGCCTCGGGTCAGGGCAGCCAGTCCGGTTCGTTGCCGTCGGCACACGGCACCACGCGCCCTTACGCGGGTCCGTCGTCCTCGCCGTCACCCTCGACCCACCGGACGCAGGGAAGCCTTCCGGGACGGTCGTTCCCTGCCAATGACGACCCCACCGACGACGACGTCGATGTCCCGCCCTTCATGCGCCGCTGA
- a CDS encoding cell division protein FtsQ/DivIB: MATRTQRAARRGNGRERAKGRRGKTAAPSRRRTAQRGKAAPSRRRTAQRGKAAPSRRRTAQRRRIALLSVVTVVALGYLVWFTPFLGVSTVEVVGVRTVSHAAVRSAAAVPADHPLLRVNTDEVAARVGRLPGVATVDVARSWPSTLTITVTERRAIAYHEGGDGIRLVDVAGVPYKRVARPPGGLPRLEISEPGPGDGPTRAVTGVLASLPSGLSGEVVAARATTPGDVELDLTGDRVVRWGDAHQNAEKARVLAVLLTREATTYDVSSPELPTVS, translated from the coding sequence GTGGCCACGAGGACACAGCGAGCGGCTCGGCGGGGTAACGGCCGAGAGCGCGCGAAGGGGCGGCGGGGCAAAACCGCCGCTCCGTCCCGCCGCAGGACGGCACAGCGGGGTAAGGCCGCGCCTTCGCGCCGCAGGACGGCGCAGCGGGGTAAGGCCGCGCCTTCGCGCCGCAGGACGGCGCAGCGCAGGCGCATCGCACTGCTGAGCGTCGTCACGGTCGTCGCGCTGGGCTATCTGGTGTGGTTCACACCCTTCCTCGGGGTGAGCACCGTCGAGGTGGTGGGCGTCCGCACGGTGTCTCACGCCGCCGTCCGGTCCGCCGCCGCCGTGCCGGCGGATCATCCACTTCTTCGCGTCAACACGGACGAGGTCGCGGCCAGGGTCGGCAGGCTGCCTGGTGTCGCGACGGTGGACGTCGCCCGGTCGTGGCCGTCCACGCTGACGATCACGGTGACCGAGCGGAGGGCGATCGCCTACCACGAGGGCGGTGACGGCATCCGGCTCGTCGATGTGGCCGGTGTGCCGTACAAGAGGGTCGCGCGGCCACCCGGAGGACTGCCGAGGCTGGAAATTTCCGAACCCGGCCCCGGTGACGGCCCGACGCGGGCCGTGACGGGTGTACTGGCCTCACTGCCGTCCGGGCTGTCCGGTGAGGTCGTCGCGGCGCGAGCCACCACACCCGGGGACGTGGAACTCGATCTGACGGGCGATCGTGTCGTGCGGTGGGGCGACGCGCACCAGAACGCGGAGAAGGCACGGGTGCTGGCCGTTCTGCTGACCCGGGAGGCCACCACGTACGACGTGTCGAGTCCCGAGCTGCCGACCGTGTCGTGA
- the murG gene encoding undecaprenyldiphospho-muramoylpentapeptide beta-N-acetylglucosaminyltransferase: protein MGDTVESSAGSAPERAGTAPTVVVAGGGTAGHIEPAMALADAVMRLRPDARVVALGTERGLENQLVPARGYPLELVPPVPMPRKPTLDLLKLPVKVADSVRRTRQVLDRLGADVVVGFGGYVSLPAYLAARGRVPIVVHEANQHAGLANKVGARFAARVVAAVPGTSLPGAEVVGIPLRRSITALDRAGLRAEARKHFGLDPDAPALLVFGGSQGARSINAAVSQAAKYFADAGVSVLHAHGPKNTLAVQEFPGRPPYVPVPYLERMDLAYAAADLVLCRSGAMTVAEVSAVGLPAVFVPLPHGNGEQALNARPAVDAGAALLVPDEELTSDKVAELVVPLVTDASRLSRMSAAAVGLGHREADEVLAAIVLEQAEKRRR from the coding sequence GTGGGCGACACGGTGGAGAGTTCGGCAGGCAGCGCGCCGGAGCGCGCCGGAACCGCTCCGACCGTCGTGGTGGCAGGCGGCGGAACGGCGGGGCACATCGAACCCGCGATGGCGCTCGCCGACGCGGTGATGCGGCTGCGGCCCGACGCCCGCGTCGTCGCGCTGGGCACCGAACGGGGCCTGGAGAACCAGCTTGTACCCGCAAGGGGTTACCCGCTCGAACTGGTGCCGCCCGTGCCGATGCCGCGCAAACCGACTCTGGATCTGCTCAAGCTGCCGGTGAAGGTGGCCGACTCGGTGCGCCGCACGCGGCAGGTGCTCGACCGGCTCGGCGCCGACGTCGTCGTCGGCTTCGGGGGATATGTGTCGCTGCCCGCCTATCTCGCCGCGCGCGGCCGGGTTCCCATCGTGGTGCACGAGGCCAACCAGCACGCCGGGCTCGCCAACAAGGTCGGGGCTCGCTTCGCGGCGAGGGTCGTCGCTGCGGTACCGGGAACCTCGCTGCCCGGCGCCGAGGTGGTCGGCATCCCGCTGCGCCGCTCCATCACGGCGCTCGACAGGGCAGGGCTGCGAGCCGAGGCACGCAAGCACTTCGGTCTCGACCCCGACGCTCCCGCGCTGCTGGTGTTCGGTGGCTCCCAGGGAGCCCGGTCGATCAACGCCGCGGTGTCGCAGGCCGCGAAGTACTTCGCCGATGCCGGCGTGTCCGTTCTGCACGCCCACGGCCCCAAGAACACGCTCGCGGTGCAGGAATTCCCCGGAAGGCCCCCTTACGTGCCTGTGCCGTACCTGGAGCGGATGGACCTCGCCTACGCGGCGGCGGATCTGGTGCTCTGCCGCTCAGGCGCGATGACTGTGGCCGAGGTCTCCGCCGTCGGCCTTCCCGCCGTGTTCGTCCCGCTGCCACACGGAAACGGCGAGCAGGCGCTCAACGCGCGCCCCGCCGTGGACGCGGGAGCGGCGCTGTTGGTGCCCGACGAGGAACTGACGAGCGACAAGGTGGCCGAACTCGTGGTACCTCTGGTGACCGATGCCTCGCGGCTGTCCCGCATGAGCGCCGCGGCGGTCGGGCTCGGCCACAGGGAGGCCGATGAGGTCCTCGCGGCCATCGTGCTGGAGCAGGCTGAGAAGAGGCGTCGGTGA